A single region of the Chelonia mydas isolate rCheMyd1 chromosome 4, rCheMyd1.pri.v2, whole genome shotgun sequence genome encodes:
- the RPL7L1 gene encoding LOW QUALITY PROTEIN: 60S ribosomal protein L7-like 1 (The sequence of the model RefSeq protein was modified relative to this genomic sequence to represent the inferred CDS: inserted 2 bases in 1 codon) produces MRSDGSSSAXVWRGARWQSSRMRTGGVTPDSGGEGNMAEPEPKRKIPLVPENLLKKRKAYQALKATQAKQALLDKRKHQKGKQIQFKRIETFVRDSRRKHRDEVRLKRMEQKPGQMVLPQGHKLAFVVRIAEIKGVSLRVRRGIQMLRLRKIFSGTFIKLTPASLKMLRTVEPYVAWGHPNLKSIRELILKRGQAKINKKRVPLTDNTLIEEHLGKFNVICLEDLIHEIYSAGQHFTEITNFLWPFHLSVARHAARNKVGFLKEIGEPGYQGEGINKLIRQLN; encoded by the exons ATGCGCAGTGATGGCAGCTCCTCTGC TGTGTGGCGCGGGGCTCGTTGGCAAAGTAGCCGCATGCGCACTGGTGGCGTGACTCCAGACTCAGGCGGAGAAGGAAATATGGCGGAGCCGGA ACCCAAAAGGAAGATCCCCCTGGTGCCGGAGAACTTGCTGAAGAAGAGGAAGGCGTATCAGGCCCTCAAGGCCACCCAGGCAAAGCAGGCGCTGTTGGACAAGAGGAAG CACCAGAAGGGGAAGCAGATACAATTCAAACGTATTGAGACGTTTGTTCGAGATTCACGGCGCAAACACAGAGATGAGGTCCGGCTGAAGCGCATGGAACAGAAGCCTGGCCAAATGGTGCTACCTCAGGGACACAAGCTGGCCTTTGTTGTGCGGATTGCAGA GATTAAAGGAGTGAGTCTAAGGGTGCGGAGAGGGATACAGATGCTGCGGTTGAGGAAGATTTTCAGTGGCACGTTCATTAAACTGACTCCAGCCTCACTGAAGATGCTGCGCACTGTGGAGCCCTATGTAGCATGGGG ACATCCCAATCTGAAATCTATACGAGAGCTCATCCTGAAACGAGGTCAAGCAAAGATCAACAAGAAGAGGGTCCCTTTGACAGACAACACTCTGATAGAGGAGCATCTAG GAAAGTTTAATGTAATTTGCCTGGAAGATCTTATTCATGAAATTTATTCAGCTGGGCAGCATTTCACAGAAATCACTAACTTCTTATGGCCATTTCATCTCTCTGTTGCTCGCCATGCTGCACGTAACAAAGTGGGTTTCCTCAAGGAGATAGGTGAACCTGGGTACCAAGGCGAGGGAATCAACAAGCTCATACGTCAGCTGAACTAG
- the MAD2L1 gene encoding mitotic spindle assembly checkpoint protein MAD2A — protein MAKQLSREQGITLRGSAEIVAEFFSYGINSILYQRGIYPSETFTRVQKYGLTLLVTTDPELKNYLNNVVEQLKDWLCKCLVQRLVVVISSIENNDVLERWQFDIECDKTAKDESVPREKSQKAIQEEIRSVIRQITATVTFLPLLETSCAFDLLIYTDKDLAVPEKWEESGPQFIANSEEVRLRSFTTTIHKVNSMVAYKKDSFP, from the exons ATGGCCAAGCAGCTGAGCCGGGAGCAGGGCATCACCCTGCGGGGCAGCGCCGAGATCGTCGCCGAGTTCTTCT CTTATGGCATCAACAGCATTTTATATCAGCGTGGGATCTATCCCTCGGAGACCTTCACACGTGTCCAGAAATACGGGCTCACTCTGCTCGTCACTACAGATCCTGAACTTAAAAACTACCTGAACAACGTGGTAGAACAGCTAAAAG ACTGGTTATGCAAGTGTTTAGTACAGCGGTTGGTGGTGGTAATCTCTAGTATTGAAAACAATGATGTTCTTGAAAGGTGGCAGTTTGACATTGAATGTGACAAGACTGCAAAGGATGAGAG TGTACCAAGAGAGAAATCTCAGAAAGCTATCCAGGAGGAAATTCGATCTGTTATCAGACAAATAACTGCCACAGTAACATTTCTGCCTTTGTTGGAAACATCCT GTGCCTTTGACCTACTCATTTACACAGACAAAGATTTGGCAGTGCCAGAAAAATGGGAAGAGTCAGGACCACAGTTTATTGCCAACTCTGAAGAGGTCCGTCTTCGTTCCTTCACTACCACCATTCACAAAGTAAATAGTATGGTGGCCTACAAAAAGGATTCCTTTCCTTGA